The Oncorhynchus tshawytscha isolate Ot180627B linkage group LG16, Otsh_v2.0, whole genome shotgun sequence nucleotide sequence CATTAGACCTTAGGTTTCAGCCCATATTAGATTTTTCGTTCATTAGGGCATAAAATAATTATATTAGAATATGTTCTGTTCCTAAATATGGGTGAATTGACTAATAAAGTGCAATAATTTTCAAACTAATACTTTTTTTCTCCAATGACAATTCATTTCACAGCTCATTGAAGCTTCAGCCACAATTTAGGTAACGTGCACGCTTGATGGCCACAAACTGCATGAGCTGTTTTTACTACTTGTATCATTTGTCTTTCAGTTCTTATTAGGGTTGAATAGTGGCAACCTGGTTACCAAGATTTACTGGAATTTACCACTCAAAACCACTGCCTTTTCCCAGGATAAATAACTGGGATAAATAACTGTGAGAAACTGGTAaattataatcaaatcaaatcaaattgtatttgtcacatgcgctgaatacaacaggtgtagatcttacagtgaaatgcttacttacaagcccttaaccaacaatgcagtctgggtagccatttgattagctgttcaggagtcttaaggcttgggggtagtgcttgccatgctgtagtagagagaaccgtctatgtgTAGGctggctggagtctctgacattttttagggccttcctctgacactgcctggtatagaggtcctggatggtaggaagcttggccccggtgatgtactgggctgttcgcactaccctctgtagtgccttgcggtcggaggctgagcagttgccacaccaggcagtgatgcaacccgtccggatgctctcgatggtgcagctgtaaaaccttttgaggatctgaggacacatgccaaatcttttcagtctcctgtgtgGGAATAGGTTttatcatgccctcttcacgactttcttgttgtgcttggaccatgttagtttgttgttgatgtagactccaaggaacttgaagctctcatcctgttccactacagccccatcgatgtgaatgggggcgtgttcgggcctccttttccagtagtccacaatcatctcctttgtcttgatcacattgagggagaggttgttgtccttgcaacacacggtcaggtctctcacctcctccctatcgTTGTCAGtgaccaggcctaccactgttgtgtcatcagcaaacttgatgatggtgttggagtcgtgcctggccgtgcattcatgagtgaacagagagtacaggaggggactgagcacacacccctgagggtcccccgtgttgaggatcagcgtggcggatgtgttgttacctacccttaccacctgggggtggcccgtcaggaagtccaggatccagttgcagagggaggtgtttagtccttagcttagtgatgagctttgagggcactatggtgttgaatgctgtgctgtagtcaatgaatagcattctcacataggtgttccttttgtccaggtgggaatgggcagtgtggagtgcaatagaggttgcatcatctgtggatctgttggtgtggtatgcaaattggagtgggtctagagtttctggaataatggcgttgatgtgagccatgaccagcctttcaaagcgtttcatggctacagatgtgctACTGGTCAGTCgtcatttaggcaagttaccttagtgttcttgggcacagggactatggtggtctgcttgaaacatgttggtattacagacaaaTTATAAGAATGTATTTATAGCAACAGCATGGcatgaaatggaactgttaaatgaaATGCAATGCCTAAATCTGGCTAcggcctctgcatgatgaatcaacGCTCAGGGTCAACTCATCTTGGTAACTTTATTTATTGTGataggtaggcctacatttgctgcagTATAGCCTATTTTACACTAATATAAAGACAGAATCCGTGTCTAATTTACCCATCTACATCTGGCATTGTTTTTTAATTGTAAAGATGATTATGTTTTTAATTGCAGCTCCAGAATTTAAAACAGCCTTTCACTTGAATATTgttgctttaaatcagtgcaCGAGGGAGCAGTCTCTCGCAGTCTTTCTCGCTCTCCATCAACTCCACTCATATTGCATCCAAATAGATAATTATGTTCTATATTGATATATACCCTATATATAGATTTCCTAGCCTACCTCTTTTAGGTAACACATTCAATGcagtatttgtattatatttAGCTAAATAATGATGGGTTATTCATGAGAAGTGTCTAATTTATAGCCTCTGTCTCTGCGCAATATGCAAGCACCTGTGCCTCGCTGGCCTTTCCTTAAAAAACGctccttagctcttggagtccaatgcaggaaaagctagactagaatagcttgTTGGACATACAGTGGCATGaaacagtatgtgaaccctttggaattatctggattGCTGCATAAATTGGTTATAAAATTAGATCGGATCTTCATCTAactcacaacaacagacaaacacagtctgcttaaactaataacacacaaattattgtatttttcttgtctatattgaatacatagtttaaacattcacagtgtaggttggaaaaagtatgtaaacccctaggctaatgacttctctaaaagctaattggagtcaggagtcagccaacctggagtacaatcattgagacgagattggagatgttggttagaggtGCCCTGCAcgataaaaaacactcacaaaaattgagtttgctattcacaagaagcattgcctgatgtgaaccatgcctcaacaaaagagatctcagaagacccaagACTAAAaatggttgacttgcataaagctggaaagggttaccaaagtatctctaaaagccttgatgttcatcagtccacggtaagacaaattgtctataaatggagaaagttcagcactgttgctactctccctaggagtggccgtcctgcaaagatgactgcaagagcacagcgcagaatgctcaatgaggttaagaagaatcttagtgtcagctaaagacttacagaaatctctggaacatgctaacatctctgttgatgagtctacgattcgtaaaacactaaacaagaatggtgttcatgggagggcaccacggaagaagccactgctgtccaaaaaaaacattgctgcacctctgaagttcgcaaaagagcatctggatgttccacagcgctactggcaaaatattctgtggacagatgaaactacagctgagttgtttggaaggaacacaacactatgtgtggagaaaaaacgcacagcacaccaacatcaaaacctcattccaactgtaaagtatggtggagggagcgtcatggtttggggctgctttgttgcctcagggcctggacagcttgctatcatcctcggaaaaatgtattcccaagtttatcaagacattttgcaggagaatgcaAGGATTTCTGTCCGCTAATTggagctcaacagaagttgggtgatgcaacaggacaacaatccaaaacacagaagtaaatcaacaacagaatggcttcaacagaagaaaatacgccttctggagtggcccagtcagagtcctgacctcaaccagaTTGAGAAGccgtggcatgacctcaagagagcggttgacaccagacatcccaagaatattgctgaactgaaatagttttgtaaagaggaatgttccaaaattcctcctgaccgttgtgcaggtctgatctgcaactacagaaaacgtttggttgaggttattgttgCCAAagtagggtcaaccagttattaaaaccaagggttcacatactttccccaccctgcactgtgaatgtttacacggtgtgttcaataaagacatggaaatgtataattgtttgtgtgttattaagcagactgtgtttgtctattgttgtgacttagatgaagatcaaatgttatgaccaattcgtgcagaagtccaggtaattccaaagggttcacatactgtttcttgccactacatttgtttttgcatttCTTATACCAATAGACTATTCCAAGAGGGACGCAAGCTCTTTTTTGCTGAAcgttaaatacagcagccaatagaacgGGTAGTTTGAAAGAAAAGCGAACGTGTGATGGTTGGAAGGCTATGTCaattatttattcagacccaAAACCATTCAATCTTcgtgaagagaagtgaaagccttctgcGTCTAATTCTAGTCCTATATTTTTCAAGGATGTCATTAGAATGATGAAAATAAGGACATCGAAATGTATTGAatttaactgttgaaagcgaggaaggaatgaagcaacaacagagagaaaaaggaggtaggctaataacattagGGGGAATGCTATGAaaggtatatatatatgtcagcttactaattatacaaataggcCCTATTATATTTCTAAATTAAAATCAAATTCGCTAGTCTATACTTCTAACTTTGTAGGCCGAATATGCTCCACCAGAATCACATGTTGTCTTCTGCTTTATCATGGTTTGAATGATGTGCGTAATTCCAgtccatataatacagtataataaggTACAGTAATGCAGTTCACACTCAAAAAGACTAGCCTACTGGAGCTAGTTTAATTTATTTACCCAAGAGcgcatatagctagctacatctatgggcttttatgtttttctgtcgCAGGTAATGTGCAGTAGCCAATATCATATATGTATTGGATAATGGCACAATCATTTGGGATATTTTGGGCTCGGGCTCATTAAATGTCGTTAATGTGGAGCTCATTAAATGCCGTTAATGTCAGGCTCATTAAATGTCGTTAATGTCGGGCCCATTAAATGTCGTTAATGTCGGGCTCATTAAATGTCGTTAGTATATGGCTCATCAGGGTCAGGTAGCATCAGGTTTTAATTTTCAAAGCTGATgaaagctctaatcaaatccagacatatttacagttgaagtcggaagttgacaaatacattcaaactcagtttttcacaattcctgacatttaatccaagtaaaaattccccgttttaggtcagttaggagcaccactttattttaagaatgtgaaatgtcagaataatagtagagagaatgatttatttcagcttttatttctttcatcacattcccagtgggtcagaagtttacatacactcaattagtttttggtagcattgcctttaaattgtcaaacatttcgggtagccttccacaagcttcccacaataagttgggtgaattttggcccattcctcctgacagagctggtgtaactgagtcaggtttgtaggcctccttgctcgcacacactttttcagttctgcccacacattttctatagcattgatgtcagggctttgtgatggccactccaataccttgactttgttgtccttaagccattttgccacaactttggaagtatgattggggtcattgtccatttggaagacccatttgcgaccaagctttaacctactgactgatgtcttgatgttgcttcagtatatccacataattttccatcctcatgaggccatctattttgtgaagtgcaccagtccctcctgcagcaaagcacccccacattatgatgctgccacccccgtgcttcatggttgggatagtgttcttcgacttgcaagcctccccctttttcgtacaaacataacaatggtcattatggccaaacagttccatttttgtttcatcagaccagaggacatttctccaaaagtacgatttttgtccccatgtgcagttgcaaactgtagtctggctttttctatggctgttttggagcagtggcttcttccttgctgagcggcctttcaggttatgtcgatataggactcgttttactgtggatatagatacttttgtacctgtttcctccagcatcttcacaaggtcctttgctgttgttctgggattgatttgcacttttcgcaccaaagtatgttcatctctaggagacagaacccatctccttcctgagcagtatgacagctgcatggtcccatggtgtttatacttgtgtactattgtttgtacagatgaacgtggtaccttcaggtgtttggaaattgctcccaaggatgaaccagacttgtagaggtctacaatagtttttttgaggtcttggctgatttcttttgattttcccatgatgtcaagcaaagaggcactgagtttgaaggtaggccttgaaatacatccacaggtatacctccaattgactcaaatgatgtcaatttgcctatcagtaGCTTCAaacgccatgacatcattttctggaattttccaaactgtttaaaggcacagtcaacttagtgtatgtaaacttctgacccactggaattgtgatacagtaaattataagtgaaataatctctctgtaaacaattgttggaaaaatgacttgtgtcatgcacaaagtagatatcctaaccgacttgccaaaactagagtttgttaacaagaaatgtgtggagtggttgaaaaactagttttaatgactccaatgtaaatgtatttaaacttccgacttcaactatatatgcTTTATAATGCTTTTAATGACACTTCCAGATTTGGTGGGAAATACCAGGTTACCtgggagaaaagtgatttattctcgggatggaacatttgtaaaataccggGAAATTTTTAAACCCTAGTTCTTATTCACCATGTGTGCATGATTTTGCATCAGAGTTTGAGTGTTTCATCATTTGCCACCTATTTCTCAATAACACAAATGGCTCAGTCATGACAGACGATCTTTCTGTAACAGTAGCCATTCTATTGTAGTATATCAGTAgcctaccagtggaggctgctgagtggaTGACAGctgataataatggctggaatggtattgatggaatggtatcaaacacattgtttttgtgtgtttgatatcattccattcactccattccagccaaaAGACTCTGTTCCAAtgtccgtcctcccctcagcagcctccaccgtAGCCTACATACAATATATTTACTGATATTCTTCTAAAGAATATAAATCTAAGGGTATCATGCCTTAGAAATTTGAATTAGCAAATGATCCATCGTCTTGGTATGGATGTTTCAACAAGTGTCATGTAAGTGTTTACTCAATCTAAAACATATGACGTCCATATGGTTTTATCTATACagcctgtatatgtgtgtgcgtgtttcttTAGAAGCCATATATGTCATGTTTCATCCTTATCATCCACTGTCCTTCTAATGAACAATTGCCATATTTTAATGTCTTTAAGAACATTAGTAGTTTTTGGGGGGGAGAGAGTTTTACAGTCTTCCATTGAGGGTAAGTGTAATTGTTAATTTGGTACCATTTATTTTGGATGAACAGATAAACACAATTATTTTGGATTTAAGATTGATAGATAATTATTGGTTGTTGATTGCTGTCAGCGTATTTTGTCTCCTACATAAATGCATGGGTCATGTAAACATACATTTGACTTTTTATGATATGTCCTCCACAATGTTTTATAACATCAGCATGGATTCCAAACGTTCAGTATGCATTGAGTTGCTTTTCCTCTGTTCCTCAACACAATTTGTGACTCGTCCCTGTGCCTCAAAGCTAGCCTGGTACCAGATCTACAGTATTTGTGCTGTATAGCTAACTCTTAGATTatttgtcatgtcaaacaacgaCCTTAGCAGTTGGCTGTACAGAACAAACAGATCTGCAACCATTCTACCCAAAAGCTCCCATGGTGGTCActgttatttctttatttttgtgtTATTCCTACAGACTACCGATGACATACCCAGTTCTCCTCTCCCAGCCAACCTAGACCTTCCATTAGCAGATGGAACACTGTCCAGTGCCACTGTATCCCTGGGTAAACAATCACCTCATGTGTTTTCCACATCCACAACACAAGCCAATGAAGTACTATCCAAACCTGTAGCATCTGAAGCCAACCAACTGACAACTGAACCAGAGCCTTCACAGGAACTGGACTGTGAATTACTAAAACTGGATTGTGAAATACCCAAACTGGACTCTGAATTAGAAGAACATGTTCCACCACCACTCCACATCAGCATTGCTGAAGCATCAGATGGCAAGAAGGAGGAAAAGGGAGGAACCTTCCAGGTGGAGCCCAAAGATAGTAGTCACCCCACACCTATGCAtgttcctccacctctcctcagcaatatggatgaagtcttAGAtggtgagaaagagaaggaggaggatagTAGTCCCTCTACACACCTGCACATTCTAACACCACCTCATGTCAGCATTGCTGAAGCATCAGATGACAAGAATGAGGAAAAGGGAAGAGGAACATCCCAGGAAGAGCCCAAAGATAGTAGTTCTTCCACACCTCGGAGCTCGTCTCCAACACCACTCCACAGCAGCAAAACTGAAGCCTCAGATGTTGAtgaggaggaaaaagaggaggaggaggagggaggagcctTGACTCTGGAACACACAGAACCACACTCCGAACTTGACCCACCTCACACGGAGATCCAAGCCAACATGTCTTCTTCACTGGAAGATGTTTTATATCAGAGTGTGCTTTCTGCAACACCAAATGTAGTGGTGGGGaagttggtggaggaggaggaggatgttgaggaggtggaggaggagggaggagcctTCACTCTGGAACACACAGAACCACACTCCGAACTTGACCCACCTCACACGGAGATCCAAGCCAACATGTCTTCTTCACTGGAAGATGTTTTATATCAGAGTGTGCTTTCTGCAACACCAAATGTAGTGGTGGGGaagttggtggaggaggaggaggatgttgagGAGGTGGAGATCGAGGTGCCGGAGCATGGGTCAAAGGTGGAGGAGGATCCAAGGCAGGAAGCAGAGAAAGATGGGAAGGAGGAAAACGAGAAGTCCTTCAGAATTCAGGAGACAAGCACCAGCTCCTCAAGTCGCCTAGAACATCCCTCAGATTCCACCCACTGTAAGCTCAGCAGAGCTGAAGAGGGTAGCAAATCCCAGATAAAGGTTTTCTCTGAggcctccccatctctccctgaaGAGTCTGATGATATGCAGCTGACATCAATGGATGACGGCATGGCCAGAGAAGATGGAGTCCTGATGCTAGAGGCTGTTGGGCCCAAGCTAGAGAGCTTCCAGGCAGGTGGCGAAGTAGGTGTAGATGTAGTAGCCATCTGTCCGTGGCACCCTCCCATGGTGACCGTGACACACCTTGGGCCCACAGGAGAGGATAGAATGACCCAGAGTCTGGCCAGCCACACTGCTGAGCTGCCCAATGACATCTCACAGACATCCCACCCTGTGTCTCACCAGCGCTTCAAGCGAGGGGTGGCAGCCGGCCTGAGCGAGCTGGCAGCTGTGCTCTCTGAGGACTCAGGCAACTCTAAGCAGCAGGATGAAATCACTGCTAGGGAACACACCACTCCTGGGTTGGAGAGCCAGACACCTCTGGGAGTTCAGTGCAAAACCGTATCATTTGCAGTCACAGAGAACATCTCAGAGTCATCCATGACCATGACCCAAGATGGTACTAGCAGTTCAAATGAGGAAGACGCTACTTCGGCTGACGAAGAGGAGGAGACTTTCCAGGTTTCCTCAGAAACAGGTCTATCAAGCAGATCATCAGAGGCTCAGATCACCAAGCCCCTAAGCCCCCAGGCTGAACcgaccctggacaggacactgatCCCATCCATCATATTCCTGAGTGTGGCCATTGGTCTCGTCGTCGGGCTTCATGAACCCAGCACCTTCCTCTTCATGGGACTATTCCttgtctccctctgtttctgagGTGTTTTGAGGGGTTCCTACTTTAAAAACGTGTGAAGTGACTTAACCCCTTTTTAAGTGCCTTTTCATGTTACCAAACAATGTTGTATTATGTGCACAATTGGTTCCTGgtgttttattttaaatgtgtGCCTGTGGAagtgtgtatatttttgtttgtttacaaaaAAGAGAAGGGATCTTGTTCGTTAAAAGTAGCGAGAAGTTAATTGGATTTCCAGTGTTCCATGCCAAGAGTTAGTCAAAAAACTGTTTGAGTTCGTTAAAACATAGCCATGCAAAACTAAGGCCTAATTTTGTTCTTAAAGGGTTTGAGTATGATTTTGTGTATAAAACATGGAAATCCAAAGAATTGTTGAGAAGTGTGACTGTCGGCTGTTTGGAATCGGAATGTATGTATGTTCTAGATTGGGCTGGGAGACTGAAACTGGTGAAGCAGTAGATTGTAAGGTAAACACAGGTTCCTTGGGTAAGGACAGTAGCTACAAGATAAAGTATGTTCATATGACTGCCTAATGCAAAATGTTGTCATTTGTGCTCTGAGAATTGCCAGTCCTCACATTTTAGAATAGTGGTGTGCTGTGGTAATCCTTTTACAGTAGTCTACTGTTGCTGCTATCAGATGGTAGTTCATGCAAGTTAAAACCTACACAGTTTCACAATTTATCTAGCCACAAATCTAGATAGACAGAAATTAGACTGAGTTTTAACAACTCTTCACTGTGATGATACCTGAAAGGATGTTTGAAGTGATTTATGTGTTTgcggtgtgtgtatgtctgggtATGGTGCGTTATGGTTCCCATAAAATCAGATGAATAAACTATGTGCTGGTCTTTATTTCTATCTtatctctcttttcttctttctttctttctttcgctctGTTCTAATTAATATGATTCTAAATACTGACACACAAAATCACACCTGTACTCATTTTGAGGTAAGCCATTTTCATCCACAGTCACAAGACAAATTACTAACTGATAAAAATCTACCACGCATAATGTTGTGACAAACGTTAAAGACACTTTTTGATATAGTATAAGACTATAGTTTAACAATAGTATGTTTTATCAGCCTCTAGCTCAGGGATCATGATCTAGATTCAGCCGTGGGCTGATTTTTCTTGaacggatggtcagggggccggaacataattacaaatcatttgtagactgcaaattgactgcaattGGAGCCCAAATAGATAgacattttcattgttggacacaagacataatcatttcaaaccttgcttacatttgtatatgatcacatgCGTGGTAAAAACACAAGGAaatccaagtgattttaattgagGAAAACTGTTCCCAAGTATTTCCACgtatgtgatcatatacaaatgtaagcaaggtttgaaatgattatgtctTGTGGCCAACAATGAAAATTCACAAGAAAAATGTATTAATATAATGTTTTGCTCAGAATAATTGGGGAACAAAATAAAATCACCAGTGGGCAAAATTCAGTTGGGGTACCCTGCTCTAGCTGATTGGCCAGCTAGAACAGAGGGTGATCACAAAATGTCTCAGGCCTGGATCAAATGGAAATATCCCCAGGCAACATGAGCTGCTGATATTACTGAAAAGGTCATGCATTGCAGTGAAGTCACGGTGTCATGCTACAGCGGCCAGAGCCGCCATTATAAACTGAGATCAGTCTTTAAAGGTCGATAATTTGCCAGGGTAGCCCCCCAGCAAATGTTGTTGACTACACAGACAAAAGTGATGGCAGTCTTGTCCCTTTTTGGCTTGTTAACATACAGTATTTTTGTATAGCTATAAAATATCTAACCTTTAAGATATTTTACTCTTATAGAGGTGTTTTATAATCACTGTTGGGCTTTGTAACAGTTTCTATGACACATAGGTTGTTCAGAATTGATTATGGTCACAATGTATTTCCACTCCGAAGTCCTGATGTTTGATCTTTCACACATACCGTgcctttgaaaagtattcagaccccttgactatttcaaaatgtttgttacattaaagccttattctaaaatgtattaaatagttcccccccccatcaatctacacacaataccccataatgacaaagaaaaacctttttattttatttaaatgtttgcacatttataaaatatcaaaaactgaaatatcatatttacacaagtattcagaccctttactcagtactttgttgaagcacctttggcagcgaatacagccaggtagtcttcttgggtatgatgccacaagcttggcacacctgtatttggggagtttctcccattcttctctgcagatcctctcaacctctgtcaggttggatggggagtgttgctgcacagctattttcagatctctccagagatgttcaatcaggttcaagtccgggctctggctgggctactcaaggacattcagagacttataatgaagccactcctctgcactgtcttggctgtgtgtttggggtcgttgtcctgttggaaggtgaaccttcggcccagtctgaggtcctgaagcggtctggagcaggttttcatcaagaatctctctgtaatttgctccattcatctttgcctcgatcctgaccagtctcccagtcccagccgctgaaaaacatccccacagcatgatgctgccacctatgcttcaccgtagggatggtgccaggtttcctccagacgtgacgcttggcattcaggccaaagagttcaatcttggtttcatcagaccagataatcttgtttctcatagtctgagagtctttaggtgccttttggcaaactccaaaaagtggcttccgtcttgccacttGCCACATAAatgcctaattggtggagtgctgcagagatggttgtccttctggaaggttctcccatctccacagaggaactctagagctctgtcagagtgaccatcgggttcttggtcccctccctgaccaaggcctgtctccccctatttCTCAGTTTGCtgggctgcagaaatgttttggtagccttccccagatctgtgcctcaactcaatcctgtctctgagctctacagacaattccttcgacctcatgacttggtttttgctctaacatgcactgtcactgtgggaccttatttaaACAGGTGtaagcctttccaaatcatgtccaatcaattgaatttaccacaggtggactccaatcaagttgtagaaacatctcaaagatgatcaatggaaacaagatgcacatgagctcaatttcgagcctcatagcaaaaggtctgaattcttatgAAAATAATGTATTGCTGTTTTttgtttgtaatacatttgcaaaatttccCCAAAAACTGTTTACTGTTATTATGctaaattgtgtgtagattactaAGGATATTGtttcatttaatcaattttagaataaggctgtaacataacaaaaatgtggaaaaagtcaatgggtctgaatactttccgaaggcaccgtaCAAGGGAAAATCATGAGTTGATAGGGATTAGCCCCCCATCCAAGATATACCAAACATGTGTTAATCACTTTTTTTCAGGTGTTTATTTAAATGATGTTGAATTTGTCGCGTTGTA carries:
- the LOC112216178 gene encoding mediator of DNA damage checkpoint protein 1 isoform X3, which translates into the protein MKQKRENEPVTKPVPDMLKPSPQCPVILQPELDIETTDDIPSSPLPANLDLPLADGTLSSATVSLGKQSPHVFSTSTTQANEVLSKPVASEANQLTTEPEPSQELDCELLKLDCEIPKLDSELEEHVPPPLHISIAEASDGKKEEKGGTFQVEPKDSSHPTPMHVPPPLLSNMDEVLDGEKEKEEDSSPSTHLHILTPPHVSIAEASDDKNEEKGRGTSQEEPKDSSSSTPRSSSPTPLHSSKTEASDVDEEEKEEEEEGGALTLEHTEPHSELDPPHTEIQANMSSSLEDVLYQSVLSATPNVVVGKLVEEEEDVEEVEEEGGAFTLEHTEPHSELDPPHTEIQANMSSSLEDVLYQSVLSATPNVVVGKLVEEEEDVEEVEIEVPEHGSKVEEDPRQEAEKDGKEENEKSFRIQETSTSSSSRLEHPSDSTHCKLSRAEEGSKSQIKVFSEASPSLPEESDDMQLTSMDDGMAREDGVLMLEAVGPKLESFQAGGEVGVDVVAICPWHPPMVTVTHLGPTGEDRMTQSLASHTAELPNDISQTSHPVSHQRFKRGVAAGLSELAAVLSEDSGNSKQQDEITAREHTTPGLESQTPLGVQCKTVSFAVTENISESSMTMTQDGTSSSNEEDATSADEEEETFQVSSETGLSSRSSEAQITKPLSPQAEPTLDRTLIPSIIFLSVAIGLVVGLHEPSTFLFMGLFLVSLCF
- the LOC112216178 gene encoding uncharacterized protein LOC112216178 isoform X2, which codes for MSFLTIPSQEGLFTKVKKEGSSGEGRCYDEGQCNSDEEYEDSEETNVRLIPRCSPIPRKRGRSIYDETAEYLKIKDAIPSRRVSFADTTGRDLTDVKEFVQFDSDDEDDARWEEEETKYRPKIREPTYRINPEWTIPTAAALTKAVHINKVEVESVSPIEDEPLAFIVFIRVLNISFNKTVCIRSTMDSWSTYFDCPADYVQGDGETDKFSFKLSFCPPYLHHGARIEFVVRYETSDGDYWANNSQLNYAVTLLVSYEDDVAQASHFDMPDLTSILKTESSYSMEDSDYFAQFPEKGEDEPVTKPVPDMLKPSPQCPVILQPELDIETTDDIPSSPLPANLDLPLADGTLSSATVSLGKQSPHVFSTSTTQANEVLSKPVASEANQLTTEPEPSQELDCELLKLDCEIPKLDSELEEHVPPPLHISIAEASDGKKEEKGGTFQVEPKDSSHPTPMHVPPPLLSNMDEVLDGEKEKEEDSSPSTHLHILTPPHVSIAEASDDKNEEKGRGTSQEEPKDSSSSTPRSSSPTPLHSSKTEASDVDEEEKEEEEEGGALTLEHTEPHSELDPPHTEIQANMSSSLEDVLYQSVLSATPNVVVGKLVEEEEDVEEVEIEVPEHGSKVEEDPRQEAEKDGKEENEKSFRIQETSTSSSSRLEHPSDSTHCKLSRAEEGSKSQIKVFSEASPSLPEESDDMQLTSMDDGMAREDGVLMLEAVGPKLESFQAGGEVGVDVVAICPWHPPMVTVTHLGPTGEDRMTQSLASHTAELPNDISQTSHPVSHQRFKRGVAAGLSELAAVLSEDSGNSKQQDEITAREHTTPGLESQTPLGVQCKTVSFAVTENISESSMTMTQDGTSSSNEEDATSADEEEETFQVSSETGLSSRSSEAQITKPLSPQAEPTLDRTLIPSIIFLSVAIGLVVGLHEPSTFLFMGLFLVSLCF